One genomic region from Balaenoptera acutorostrata chromosome 1, mBalAcu1.1, whole genome shotgun sequence encodes:
- the SMIM12 gene encoding small integral membrane protein 12 has product MWPVLWTVVRTYAPYVTFPVAFVVGAVGYHLEWFIRGKDPQPVEEEKSISERREDRKLDELLGKDHTQVVSLKDKLEFAPKAVLNRNRPEKN; this is encoded by the coding sequence ATGTGGCCTGTGCTTTGGACCGTGGTGCGTACCTATGCTCCCTATGTCACCTTTCCCGTGGCCTTCGTGGTTGGGGCTGTGGGCTACCACCTGGAATGGTTCATCCGGGGGAAGGATCCCCAGCctgtggaggaggagaagagCATCTCGGAGCGCCGGGAGGACCGCAAGCTGGATGAGCTGCTAGGCAAGGACCACACCCAGGTCGTGAGCCTTAAGGACAAGCTGGAATTTGCCCCTAAAGCTGTCCTGAACAGAAACCGCCCGGAGAAGAATTAA